From Lolium perenne isolate Kyuss_39 chromosome 5, Kyuss_2.0, whole genome shotgun sequence, a single genomic window includes:
- the LOC127302612 gene encoding beta-glucosidase 31 yields the protein MELTHGDSLRRVLRAVSLILASTVLSEVVSAAAATTRADFPEGFVFGAGTSAYQVEGAWAEDGKKASVWDTFTHNGYSIDHATGDVAADQYHKYKAYVKLMHDMGLDAYRFSIAWSRLIPDGRGAVNPKGLEYYNNLINELLSYGIQPHATIYHFDLPQALQDEYNGLLSPRIIDDFTAYADVCFSSFGDRVQHWTTVNEPNIEPIGGYDQGYLPPRRCSYPFGFDAVPCTGGNSTTEPYIVAHHLLLAHTSAVSLYRRKYQAEQRGRIGLTLLAYWYESETEKPEDREAAARANDFSIGWFMHPLVYGDYPPVMRRNVGSRLPELTPDESTRVRGSFDFVGINQYGAILVEADLSQLKRKLRDYYGDTAAKFVTPPFQSSREQLRSREAPWGLSKMLEHLRTKYRNPPVLIYENGVGHEPDPSGEFMYDDEFRAHFLQVYIEAALSSIRNGSDVRGYFVWSFLDVFEILFAYRFRFGLYGVDFGDEQRTRYARSSARWYASFLHGGELRPVATGRDRASFYSE from the exons ATGGAGCTCACCCATGGCGATTCTCTCCGGCGTGTGCTCCGGGCCGTCTCTCTCATTCTTGCCTCCACCGTCTTGTCCGAGGTCGTCTCAGCTGCGGCAGCGACTACCCGGGCGGACTTTCCGGAGGGGTTCGTCTTCGGCGCCGGCACATCGGCTTACCAG GTTGAAGGCGCGTGGGCAGAGGATGGCAAGAAGGCGAGCGTCTGGGACACATTCACGCACAACG GCTATTCCATCGACCATGCGACTGGAGATGTGGCTGCGGACCAGTATCACAAGTACAAGGCAT ATGTGAAACTAATGCATGACATGGGTCTGGACGCCTACAGGTTCTCGATTGCCTGGTCAAGGCTTATTCCAG ATGGGCGAGGAGCTGTGAATCCCAAGGGGTTGGAGTACTACAACAATCTGATCAATGAACTCTTAAGCTATG GTATACAGCCTCACGCAACGATCTATCACTTCGACCTTCCCCAAGCTCTTCAAGATGAATACAATGGCTTGCTCAGTCCAAGAATCAT CGACGATTTCACGGCATACGCAGACGTGTGCTTCAGCAGCTTCGGCGACAGGGTGCAGCACTGGACCACCGTCAACGAGCCAAACATCGAGCCCATCGGCGGGTACGACCAGGGATACCTCCCGCCGCGGCGGTGCTCCTACCCGTTTgggttcgacgccgtcccctgcaCCGGTGGCAATTCCACGACGGAGCCGTACATCGTTGCTCACCACCTTCTGCTCGCCCACACCTCCGCTGTGTCCCTCTACAGACGCAAATACCAG GCTGAGCAAAGAGGGCGGATTGGACTCACATTGCTGGCCTATTGGTACGAGTCGGAGACGGAGAAACCTGAGGATCGAGAAGCAGCTGCAAGGGCAAATGACTTCTCAATTGGATG GTTTATGCATCCGTTGGTGTATGGCGACTATCCACCTGTGATGAGGAGGAACGTCGGGTCCAGGCTGCCGGAGTTGACGCCGGATGAGTCGACCAGGGTGCGCGGCTCATTCGATTTTGTGGGGATCAACCAGTACGGTGCCATCCTCGTTGAGGCGGACCTGAGCCAGCTGAAACGCAAGCTCAGAGATTATTACGGTGACACGGCCGCCAAATTTGTCACAC CACCGTTCCAGAGCTCAAGGGAGCAGCTGAGAAGCCGTGAGGCTCCATGGGGGCTGAGCAAAATGCTGGAGCACCTGCGGACCAAGTACCGGAACCCTCCGGTTCTCATCTACGAAAACG GAGTTGGGCACGAGCCAGACCCTTCAGGCGAGTTCATGTACGACGACGAGTTCAGGGCGCATTTCCTGCAGGTGTACATCGAAGCGGCGCTGTCTTCCATCAGGAACGGCTCCGACGTGCGCGGCTACTTCGTGTGGTCGTTCCTCGACGTCTTCGAGATTCTGTTCGCCTACAGGTTCCGCTTCGGCCTCTACGGCGTCGACTTCGGGGACGAGCAGCGGACGAGGTATGCCCGGAGCTCTGCGAGGTGGTACGCCAGCTTCCTCCATGGCGGCGAGCTCAGGCCGGTGGCTACTGGCCGAGACAGAGCCAGCTTCTACTCTGAATGA
- the LOC127304293 gene encoding uncharacterized protein, with protein sequence MNANLLKEFTEAEVVDALENIGDLKAPGPDGMPSIFYKKHWEFVGPHVIKEVLGVLNGGEIPENWNDTWVTLIPKVKNPEAMKDLRPISLCNVVYKLISKVLANRLKEILNEIVAPNQSAFVPGRLITDNILLAYEVTHHMQNKRSGAVGVAALKLDMSKAYDRVEWSFLEQMMRRLGFDERWISLIMKCCSTVKYRFKLNGSLTNEVIPSRGLRQGDPISPYLFLICGEAFSCLLNAAEVDGRLEGVQVADDAPSFNHLLFADDSLILLKVTEESARHLLDILALYESCSGQTVNIDKSGIVFSNNTKERDKRKMMDTLGIIAEAQSEKYLGLPVHVGKSKTKTFAYLKDRVWRKISGWMEKWLSKTGKEGWRLLTDPNSLCARVLKAKYFPSTNVLHAEPKEGMSYTWRSILKGIELLKEGVIKRVGDGNSIDVWNDPWIMREASPFAITRRGNILIDHVSELLDPVSGSWDEELVSECLWPADAIHVLKIPVRHGFEDFWAWRLDNKGQFSVRSAYKLHRLLLEPKGNSSNIVPFGVEEQLNWQDIWSCPCPPNVRQFLWRLAHDSLPHRCNIARRGVVLDPLCQVCHRLNEDGAHVFLRCKGVRQVWRRLALENVREKLLLCDGPKDMTNSILKLEQRDKIRCVAMLWEWWKHRNKINAEGAMLNVDEVVFSAGRGALEYEQFCVSSVQKQAQVLISWKPPDGEALKVNIDGSFFATTHLGGWGYVIRDSRAQVLGAAAGRIDKAYDALHTEAVACLVALEGVADWGIEDIHVETDSQVLVQAIKGDDYDCSVNGVLFRKIKSVALLRFSSFSISFCPRACNSVANALAMHGAKLVHVPQAVWPGHAPSFVQRLVASDAAVLSG encoded by the exons ATGAATGCAAACCTTTTGAAGGAGTTTACGGAGGCTGAGGTGGTGGATGCTCTTGAAAATATTGGTGATTTAAAGGCTCCTGGTCCGGATGGAATGCCATCCATTTTTTACAAGAAACATTGGGAGTTTGTTGGACCTCATGTGATAAAGGAAGTTCTTGGGGTGCTTAATGGTGGCGAGATCCCAGAAAATTGGAATGATACTTGGGTGACTCTTATTCCGAAAGTCAAGAATCCAGAAGCCATGAAGGACCTAAGACCTATCAGCCTATGCAATGTCGTGTACAAGCTAATATCCAAGGTGTTAGCAAATAGGTTGAaagaaatcttaaacgaaattgtTGCCCCCAACCAAAGTGCTTTTGTCCCCGGAAGATTAATTACTGATAACATCTTGCTCGCCTATGAGGTCACACATCATATGCAAAATAAAAGATCAGGGGCTGTTGGGGTGGCCGCGCTAAAATTGGATATGAGCAAAGCTTATGATAGAGTTGAGTGGAGTTTCCTCGAGCAAATGATGAGAAGGTTGGGCTTTGATGAGAGATGGATTTCCCTTATCATGAAGTGCTGCTCTACGGTGAAATATAGGTTCAAGCTTAATGGTAGCTTGACAAATGAGGTGATTCCTAGTCGGGGGCTGCGACAAGGAGACCCCATATCACCTTACTTATTTCTGATATGTGGGGAGGCCTTTTCTTGTCTCCTAAATGCTGCGGAAGTGGATGGCCGCTTAGAGGGTGTCCAGGTGGCAGATGACGCGCCTAGTTTCAACCATCTGCTTTTCGCGGATGACTCGCTGATTTTGCTAAAGGTTACTGAAGAGAGTGCACGACACCTTTTGGACATTCTTGCTCTCTACGAAAGTTGCTCAGGACAAACAGTAAACATAGATAAGTCTGGTATCGTTTTCAGCAATAATACGAAGGAGAGGGACAAGAGGAAAATGATGGATACATTGGGGATCATAGCTGAGGCTCAAAGTGAAAAATATCTAGGTCTCCCGGTGCATGTAGGGAAGTCAAAAACAAAAACTTTTGCTTACCTCAAGGACAGAGTTTGGAGGAAAATTTCTGGATGGATGGAGAAATGGCTTTCGAAGACTGGAAAAGAG GGTTGGAGGCTGCTTACGGACCCTAATTCGTTGTGTGCAAGAGTCTTGAAGGCCAAATATTTCCCTAGCACAAATGTGTTGCATGCCGAACCAAAGGAGGGGATGTCGTATACTTGGCGGAGTATCTTAAAAGGAATTGAGTTGTTAAAAGAAGGGGTCATCAAGCGAGTGGGTGATGGCAACTCTATCGACGTGTGGAATGATCCTTGGATCATGCGGGAGGCTAGTCCTTTCGCTATCACAAGAAGGGGAAACATCTTGATTGACCATGTCTCTGAGCTGTTAGATCCAGTTAGTGGTTCGTGGGATGAAGAGCTAGTTTCTGAATGTCTCTGGCCAGCCGATGCTATTCATGTGCTGAAGATCCCAGTGCGGCACGGTTTTGAGGATTTCTGGGCATGGCGGCTTGATAACAAAGGGCAATTCTCTGTGCGATCTGCATATAAGCTGCACCGGCTACTGTTGGAACCGAAGGGAAACTCCTCAAACATTGTCCCCTTTGGGGTTGAAGAGCAGCTTAATTGGCAGGACATCTGGTCCTGCCCATGCCCACCAAATGTACGCCAATTTCTTTGGAGGTTAGCACATGACAGTCTGCCACATAGGTGTAATATTGCAAGGAGGGGAGTTGTTCTAGATCCATTGTGCCAGGTGTGTCATCGGCTGAATGAAGATGGTGCCCACGTGTTCCTGAGATGTAAGGGAGTGAGACAAGTGTGGAGAAGGTTGGCTCTGGAGAATGTCAGGGAAAAGTTGTTGCTTTGTGATGGACCGAAGGATATGACGAATTCAATTTTGAAGCTAGAACAAAGAGACAAGATTCGTTGTGTTGCAATGCTTTGGGAATGGTGGAAGCATAGAAACAAGATAAATGCAGAGGGGGCTATGCTGAATGTTGATGAGGTGGTTTTCAGCGCTGGGAGAGGTGCTCTTGAATATGAGCAGTTTTGTGTGAGCTCTGTCCAGAAACAAGCCCAGGTGCTGATCAGTTGGAAGCCACCTGATGGGGAGGCGCTAAAGGTGAACATTGATGGCAGCTTTTTTGCTACAACACATTTGGGTGGATGGGGCTATGTGATAAGAGACTCAAGAGCTCAGGTTCTTGGCGCGGCGGCCGGAAGAATTGATAAGGCGTACGATGCGTTACATACTGAAGCTGTTGCCTGTTTGGTGGCTCTCGAGGGAGTAGCTGACTGGGGAATTGAAGATATCCATGTTGAAACTGATTCTCAGGTTCTAGTGCAAGCAATCAAAGGTGATGACTATGACTGTTCAGTCAATGGTGTGCTTTTTAGGAAGATTAAATCTGTTGCTTTGTTGAGATTTAGCTCTTTTTCTATCTCGTTCTGCCCACGGGCATGTAATTCAGTTGCAAACGCTCTTGCGATGCATGGTGCTAAGCTAGTTCATGTGCCCCAAGCTGTATGGCCGGGTCATGCTCCTAGTTTTGTGCAAAGGCTTGTAGCCAGCGACGCCGCTGTGCTTTCTGGATAA